The following are encoded in a window of Deferrivibrio essentukiensis genomic DNA:
- the hisF gene encoding imidazole glycerol phosphate synthase subunit HisF, producing MLTKRIIPCLDVKDGRVVKGTKFLDLKDAGDPVLVAEEYNRQKADELTFLDITASHENRGIILDIVAKTAKKIFMPLTVGGGVRTLEDIRNLLNAGADKVSINTAAVKNPEFVKQASKKFGSQCIVVAIDAKMVGENTWEVFTHGGRNPTGIDAIKWAIRMQEYGAGEILLTSMDKDGTKDGYDINLTRNIAEAVKIPVIASGGVGNAQHILDGLTKGKADAALAASIFHFGEYTVQEVKEFLKNNGVNVRL from the coding sequence ATGCTCACAAAAAGAATTATTCCCTGCCTTGACGTTAAAGATGGCAGAGTAGTAAAGGGGACAAAATTTCTTGATTTGAAAGATGCAGGTGACCCGGTTCTGGTTGCTGAAGAGTACAACAGGCAAAAAGCGGATGAGCTTACCTTTCTTGATATTACAGCAAGCCATGAAAACCGGGGCATTATCCTTGATATTGTGGCAAAAACAGCTAAAAAAATATTTATGCCACTAACTGTAGGCGGTGGCGTAAGAACCCTTGAGGATATAAGAAATCTTCTTAATGCAGGAGCCGATAAGGTTTCTATAAACACAGCCGCGGTAAAAAACCCCGAATTTGTTAAACAGGCATCAAAGAAATTCGGTTCACAGTGTATTGTTGTGGCAATTGATGCAAAGATGGTTGGGGAAAACACATGGGAGGTATTTACCCATGGCGGCAGAAATCCTACCGGGATTGATGCTATAAAATGGGCAATACGCATGCAGGAATATGGCGCAGGTGAAATACTTTTAACCTCAATGGACAAAGATGGTACAAAAGATGGATACGATATTAATTTGACACGAAATATCGCAGAGGCAGTAAAAATTCCCGTAATTGCCTCCGGTGGAGTCGGAAACGCACAGCATATACTTGATGGTTTAACAAAGGGTAAAGCTGATGCGGCACTTGCAGCAAGTATTTTTCATTTTGGAGAATACACCGTGCAAGAAGTTAAAGAATTTTTAAAAAATAACGGCGTAAATGTGAGGTTGTAA